A window of the Glaciimonas sp. CA11.2 genome harbors these coding sequences:
- a CDS encoding nucleotidyl transferase AbiEii/AbiGii toxin family protein has translation MLSVKTDRPLDPLTLTILRTVARVTKECNVDYFIVGATARDILLTHVFGMDVRRATSDVDFAIAVKDWEQFENIKTRLIQIDGFYASQRMNHRMFFRSQNTGFEEGYPFDLVPFGGVEESDNIIAWPPDMSVMMNVTGYGEVLKATEEVEVSPNQTVRVASLAGLSILKLFAWVDRGLVNSKDAQDLYQIMQNYGNAGNMDRLYGDEFSILEAAEYDPVRAGVCLLGNDIATLANGETYKKLIAILDDESQMKRLAINMVGAFQYDGDTLTKVEQLLDLFKRGMHMSEKMKS, from the coding sequence ATGCTATCTGTAAAAACTGATCGTCCATTAGACCCACTTACCTTAACGATTTTACGAACAGTCGCGCGCGTAACAAAAGAATGTAACGTTGACTATTTTATTGTTGGCGCCACTGCTCGAGACATTCTCCTTACCCACGTATTTGGAATGGACGTTCGCCGTGCAACGTCCGATGTCGATTTTGCTATTGCTGTTAAGGATTGGGAGCAATTCGAAAATATAAAAACCAGACTGATACAAATAGACGGCTTTTACGCATCACAAAGAATGAACCATCGAATGTTTTTTAGAAGTCAAAATACCGGATTCGAGGAAGGTTATCCGTTTGATCTTGTTCCATTCGGTGGCGTCGAAGAATCGGATAATATTATTGCTTGGCCTCCAGACATGTCCGTCATGATGAACGTTACGGGGTATGGCGAAGTGTTAAAAGCAACCGAAGAAGTCGAGGTATCTCCCAATCAAACTGTTCGTGTGGCATCTTTAGCAGGACTTTCGATACTAAAATTATTTGCTTGGGTAGATCGGGGTTTGGTCAATTCTAAGGATGCTCAAGATTTGTACCAAATTATGCAGAATTATGGGAACGCAGGAAATATGGATCGATTATATGGCGATGAATTTAGCATTCTTGAGGCCGCGGAGTATGATCCGGTCCGTGCTGGGGTATGCCTGCTGGGTAACGACATCGCCACTCTTGCGAACGGGGAAACTTACAAGAAATTAATTGCCATTCTAGACGATGAGTCTCAAATGAAGCGTTTGGCTATTAACATGGTTGGAGCATTTCAATATGATGGAGATACTTTGACGAAAGTTGAGCAACTACTCGATCTATTTAAGCGTGGGATGCATATGTCAGAAAAAATGAAAAGCTAG
- a CDS encoding type IV toxin-antitoxin system AbiEi family antitoxin, giving the protein MASINDFSYKEAEFTKAALSALESNAGLIGHILETQKIISPDYRADAVIELQAGDQQYEYIVECKSAVDRKIIVANVKAQLEKLTPKGLLIAPYLSAEMADYCRTVNLEFIDAAGNAYLNAPGLYVFIKGLKGLTSQTSIERTTNNPTTMRMIFALLCQPKLLQASYREIVEEADIALGAVGTVFSDLAKRGLLIDSGKKNDRKLLDPSRLLNEWVINYPITLRPKLNPRRFRSPDTNWWKDMQFDGLDVCWGGEVGAQRLTKYLHPATQTLYIKKSAMATELPLLIKKFRLLPDPEGPIEILEKFWRSSTENKYQDIAPPILIYADLIASLEPRNIEVAKMIKERNIDNAICKN; this is encoded by the coding sequence ATGGCATCAATCAATGATTTTTCTTACAAAGAAGCCGAATTTACGAAAGCAGCGCTTTCCGCACTAGAAAGCAACGCTGGTCTCATAGGCCATATTCTTGAAACTCAAAAAATAATCAGCCCCGATTACCGTGCCGATGCAGTCATAGAACTTCAGGCAGGTGATCAACAATATGAATACATTGTTGAGTGCAAATCCGCCGTGGACCGAAAGATAATCGTTGCTAATGTGAAAGCACAACTTGAAAAGTTAACACCTAAAGGGCTTCTGATTGCACCATATTTGAGCGCGGAAATGGCTGACTACTGTCGCACCGTAAATCTAGAGTTCATAGATGCTGCAGGAAACGCTTATCTAAATGCGCCTGGATTATATGTCTTCATAAAGGGCCTGAAAGGCTTGACCAGTCAAACATCGATTGAACGTACAACCAACAATCCAACAACAATGAGAATGATTTTTGCGTTGCTATGTCAACCAAAATTGCTACAAGCCTCATACAGAGAGATCGTAGAGGAGGCAGACATTGCATTAGGAGCTGTAGGCACTGTATTTTCTGATTTAGCGAAACGTGGGCTATTGATAGATTCTGGCAAAAAAAACGACCGAAAACTTCTCGATCCATCACGGCTACTTAATGAGTGGGTAATCAACTATCCGATTACGTTACGTCCTAAACTCAATCCGCGAAGATTTCGATCACCTGACACCAATTGGTGGAAGGATATGCAGTTTGATGGCTTGGACGTATGTTGGGGGGGGGAAGTTGGTGCTCAACGTCTTACAAAATATCTTCATCCTGCCACACAGACACTTTATATAAAAAAAAGTGCGATGGCGACTGAGTTACCGCTCCTCATAAAAAAGTTCAGATTATTACCCGATCCAGAAGGACCAATCGAAATTCTTGAGAAATTTTGGAGGTCTTCGACAGAAAACAAATACCAAGATATAGCCCCTCCTATTTTGATATACGCAGATCTCATTGCATCATTAGAACCTCGAAATATCGAAGTGGCCAAAATGATCAAAGAAAGAAATATTGACAATGCTATCTGTAAAAACTGA
- a CDS encoding site-specific integrase codes for MATITKRGISWFAQIRRKGHKSISKSFPTKGMAQEWTRKIEHEMDTMDFKDGRTLSAITLSELIDRYSKEMQSTKAFGRNKLDVLARLRKDLGDLTVPKITAERLLTHIKMRQELKADGAKGAGGVTIGIELTYLRSVFHAAKQLWKMPIDLNVIAETRASIKYLGIRTKSTERDRRPTANEVTLICEWFNAKGNRQKVPMPDLIHFAMATAMRAGEIINLKWCDLNEIDRTIIIRDRKHPQEKMGNDQEVPLLNDAFTIAMRQPRTGDLRIFPVTDGTISSLFPRACKAQNIIDLRFHDLRHEGVSRLFEQGYRVEQVALVSGHKDWKMLARYTQIRAKDLHRSEK; via the coding sequence ATGGCAACTATTACGAAGCGTGGAATATCTTGGTTCGCTCAGATTCGACGAAAAGGACATAAGTCTATCAGCAAGTCGTTCCCCACCAAAGGAATGGCGCAGGAATGGACACGCAAAATTGAGCATGAGATGGATACGATGGACTTTAAGGACGGGCGCACCCTTTCAGCCATTACCCTTTCTGAACTAATTGATCGTTATTCTAAAGAGATGCAGTCTACTAAAGCATTCGGACGCAACAAACTCGATGTATTAGCGCGACTTCGAAAAGATTTGGGGGATTTGACCGTTCCGAAAATCACCGCCGAACGTCTTTTGACGCATATCAAAATGCGACAGGAGCTTAAGGCGGATGGGGCCAAGGGCGCAGGCGGAGTAACTATTGGGATCGAGTTAACCTATTTAAGAAGTGTATTTCACGCGGCAAAGCAACTTTGGAAAATGCCAATCGACCTGAATGTTATTGCCGAAACAAGAGCCAGCATAAAATATCTGGGAATACGGACAAAGTCGACCGAAAGAGATCGCCGCCCGACCGCGAATGAAGTCACGTTAATTTGCGAGTGGTTTAACGCTAAGGGTAATAGGCAGAAGGTTCCGATGCCTGATTTAATCCATTTTGCAATGGCAACCGCTATGCGTGCGGGAGAAATCATTAACCTAAAGTGGTGCGACCTAAACGAAATCGACAGAACCATCATTATCCGAGATCGGAAGCATCCACAAGAAAAAATGGGTAATGATCAAGAGGTCCCGTTACTAAATGACGCATTTACTATTGCTATGCGACAACCGCGTACAGGTGATCTACGTATCTTTCCAGTGACTGATGGAACAATTAGTAGTCTTTTCCCTCGCGCTTGCAAAGCTCAAAACATTATTGACCTGAGATTTCATGACTTAAGGCACGAGGGAGTTTCACGTCTATTTGAACAAGGGTACCGTGTTGAGCAAGTCGCCCTTGTATCGGGCCATAAAGATTGGAAGATGCTGGCAAGATACACGCAAATACGAGCGAAAGATTTGCACAGGTCCGAAAAGTAA
- the dusA gene encoding tRNA dihydrouridine(20/20a) synthase DusA has product MKSINYRKRRIAVAPMMDWTDRHCRVFHRQITRHTWLYTEMVTTGALLHGDVPRHLDFNDEEHPVALQLGGSDPADLAKSAKLGEQWGYDEINLNCGCPSERVQKGAFGACLMAEADLVADGVKAMRDVVDIDVTVKHRIGIDQIESYDFVRDFVGTIAEAGCQTFIVHARNAILKGLSPKENREIPPLKYDFAYQLKRDFPHLEIIINGAIKTTAEIDLHLAHVDGVMLGREAYHNPYLMADFDARYYDDEKVTPKSRAEVVETMMPYIRRQLELYGRDGSGLRLNSITRHMLGLMAGLPGARGFRQVLSDSKKLATGDPALLLEALKRMQLVAA; this is encoded by the coding sequence ATGAAATCAATAAATTACAGAAAAAGGCGTATAGCTGTCGCCCCGATGATGGACTGGACCGATAGACACTGTCGCGTATTCCACCGTCAAATCACGCGTCATACCTGGCTTTATACGGAAATGGTGACAACGGGAGCGTTGTTGCACGGCGATGTGCCGCGTCATCTTGATTTCAACGACGAAGAGCATCCGGTTGCCTTGCAGTTAGGTGGAAGCGATCCGGCTGATTTGGCGAAAAGTGCCAAACTGGGTGAGCAATGGGGTTACGATGAGATCAACTTAAACTGCGGTTGCCCCTCTGAACGCGTACAAAAGGGTGCTTTTGGCGCTTGTTTGATGGCTGAAGCGGATCTTGTCGCTGACGGGGTGAAGGCAATGCGTGATGTCGTTGATATCGACGTAACGGTCAAGCACCGAATTGGGATTGATCAAATTGAGTCGTACGATTTTGTCCGTGATTTTGTAGGCACGATAGCGGAGGCGGGTTGTCAAACGTTTATTGTCCATGCGCGCAACGCTATTTTGAAGGGCTTGAGTCCGAAGGAAAATCGTGAGATTCCTCCGCTGAAATATGACTTTGCTTACCAGTTAAAACGCGATTTTCCGCATCTTGAAATTATCATCAATGGTGCAATCAAAACCACCGCTGAAATCGACCTTCACCTGGCACACGTGGATGGCGTTATGTTGGGACGCGAGGCGTATCACAATCCCTATTTGATGGCGGATTTCGACGCACGTTACTACGATGATGAAAAAGTAACTCCGAAGTCCCGTGCTGAAGTCGTGGAAACGATGATGCCTTACATTCGTCGTCAGCTTGAGTTATATGGTCGCGACGGTAGTGGCCTGCGTTTAAACAGTATTACGCGTCATATGTTGGGTTTAATGGCTGGTTTGCCGGGCGCGCGAGGATTTCGGCAAGTGTTGTCAGACTCGAAAAAGCTGGCGACGGGTGATCCTGCGCTATTGTTAGAGGCTTTGAAACGTATGCAATTAGTGGCTGCGTGA
- the ribBA gene encoding bifunctional 3,4-dihydroxy-2-butanone-4-phosphate synthase/GTP cyclohydrolase II translates to MSIAPTEEIIAELRAGRMVILIDEEDRENEGDLVLAADFVTPEAINFMARYARGLICLTLTEERCAQLDLGMMTSRNGTAYGTNFTVSIEAAEGVTTGISAADRARTIQVAVAKNAKASDIVQPGHIFPVKAKKGGVLMRAGHTEAGCDLTHMAGLTPASVICEILKDDGSMARLPDLLVFASEHNLKVGTIADLIHYRSHHESVIERLAERTTHTAQGTFKTIAYRDTPSGGAHLALLHGTPTPDVETLVRVHQPVSILDLLETQATNHSWNMTSALEAIASSPCGVVVLLNCEQSSEQIFAKFAALADCADGNVSLPRLDLRTYGIGAQILKDLGVGKMKLLASPRKMPSMVGFELEVTGYQNKPNS, encoded by the coding sequence ATGTCAATTGCACCAACAGAAGAAATCATTGCCGAATTGCGCGCTGGTCGCATGGTGATTTTAATCGATGAAGAAGATAGAGAAAATGAGGGCGATTTAGTTCTTGCTGCGGATTTTGTGACGCCTGAAGCTATTAATTTCATGGCGAGATACGCGCGTGGTTTAATTTGCCTGACGCTGACAGAGGAACGTTGCGCCCAACTAGACTTAGGAATGATGACCAGTCGAAACGGTACGGCTTACGGAACCAATTTCACTGTCTCAATCGAAGCCGCAGAAGGTGTGACCACCGGTATCTCCGCAGCAGATCGGGCGCGCACGATTCAGGTCGCGGTTGCAAAAAATGCCAAGGCTAGCGATATTGTTCAGCCTGGACATATTTTTCCAGTTAAGGCAAAGAAAGGCGGCGTTTTAATGCGGGCCGGCCACACTGAGGCGGGGTGCGATCTGACGCATATGGCGGGATTGACGCCAGCTTCAGTCATCTGTGAAATTCTTAAAGACGACGGTAGTATGGCGCGCTTACCAGACCTGTTGGTGTTTGCCAGTGAACATAATCTTAAGGTTGGTACAATTGCCGATCTGATTCATTACCGCAGCCATCATGAGAGTGTGATTGAACGTCTGGCTGAGCGCACCACGCATACTGCACAAGGAACGTTCAAGACAATTGCTTATCGCGACACGCCTAGCGGTGGCGCGCATTTGGCCTTGTTGCATGGTACGCCAACCCCCGATGTAGAGACGTTGGTTCGGGTCCATCAACCGGTTTCAATACTCGATTTGCTGGAAACTCAGGCGACCAATCATTCCTGGAATATGACATCGGCATTAGAAGCGATTGCATCTTCACCTTGTGGTGTTGTGGTTCTCTTGAATTGCGAACAATCGTCGGAGCAGATATTTGCGAAGTTTGCAGCGTTAGCCGATTGTGCCGATGGCAATGTTTCCTTGCCACGCCTCGATTTGCGGACTTACGGAATTGGCGCGCAGATTTTAAAAGATCTTGGAGTAGGCAAAATGAAGCTTTTAGCCAGCCCGAGAAAAATGCCATCGATGGTCGGGTTTGAGCTTGAAGTTACTGGCTACCAAAATAAGCCGAATAGCTAA
- the ribH gene encoding 6,7-dimethyl-8-ribityllumazine synthase, producing MTVGTYEPNLDGVGLRIGIVQARFNEDVCHGLLSACLGELKHLGVVDEDVLHVSVPGALEIPLALQKLAETAQFDALVAIGAVIRGETYHFELVSNEAGAGISRVGLEFGIPIANAVLTTENDEQAEVRMAEKGIDAARVAVEMANLSIALEELAESTSDED from the coding sequence ATGACAGTCGGAACTTACGAACCTAATCTGGATGGCGTCGGTCTGCGGATCGGTATTGTGCAGGCGCGTTTTAATGAGGATGTTTGCCACGGGTTGCTATCGGCTTGTCTAGGTGAATTGAAACATCTGGGTGTTGTGGATGAAGACGTTTTACACGTCAGCGTCCCGGGTGCATTGGAGATCCCACTGGCGTTACAAAAGTTAGCTGAAACTGCACAATTTGATGCATTGGTGGCAATCGGCGCAGTGATTCGTGGCGAGACCTATCATTTCGAACTGGTTTCAAATGAAGCAGGTGCCGGAATTAGCCGTGTTGGTCTTGAGTTTGGTATTCCTATAGCAAACGCTGTATTGACGACTGAAAATGACGAGCAAGCCGAAGTCAGGATGGCAGAAAAGGGTATCGATGCCGCGCGCGTAGCCGTCGAAATGGCTAATTTGTCGATCGCGCTGGAAGAGTTGGCGGAATCGACCAGCGATGAGGACTAA
- the nusB gene encoding transcription antitermination factor NusB gives MTNKSQEHPKHANPSKSRTPRHRAREFALQGLYQWLLNNEDVYAIQANIREAHGFDKADAEHFNSVLYGAIKDAATLRGELAPLIDRKISELSPVEHAVLLIGAFELQNHLEIPYKVVINEAVELTKSFGGIDGHKYVNGVLDKFAAKAREAEVNAGRRS, from the coding sequence ATGACCAACAAATCTCAAGAACATCCTAAGCACGCCAACCCAAGCAAAAGCCGTACACCGCGTCATCGAGCGCGTGAGTTCGCTTTGCAGGGACTTTACCAATGGCTGCTCAATAATGAAGATGTGTATGCCATTCAGGCGAACATCCGTGAAGCGCACGGGTTCGATAAAGCCGATGCCGAGCATTTTAATTCGGTGTTGTACGGTGCGATTAAGGATGCGGCCACTTTACGTGGCGAACTAGCACCATTGATCGATCGAAAAATTAGCGAACTCTCGCCGGTAGAACACGCAGTACTGTTAATCGGTGCGTTTGAGTTACAGAATCACCTTGAGATTCCTTACAAAGTTGTGATCAACGAGGCGGTAGAGTTGACTAAGTCTTTTGGCGGTATCGACGGTCATAAATATGTCAACGGCGTTTTGGACAAATTTGCGGCTAAGGCCAGAGAAGCGGAAGTCAATGCTGGTCGCCGTTCTTAA
- a CDS encoding pyridoxal phosphate-dependent aminotransferase, which translates to MNLSNLASRLDNIAPFHVMELAKMAVALEHQGRDIIHMGIGEPDFTAPPMVVEAATAAMQAGKMQYTSATGLPALREAISKHYAQVYGLDIAPSRIVVTAGASAALLLACAALVEKGTEVLMPDPSYPCNRHFVAAFEGSAKMIPSGPAERFQLSDAAVQSHWSEATRGVLLASPSNPTGTSILASELAKIVATVRSHNGFTIVDEIYQGLTYDAAPFSALSLGDDIIVINSFSKYFNMTGWRLGWLVLPETLVPHIEKLAQNLFICASSIAQHAAIACFEPASIAIYEARKAEFKERRNYLVPALIALGFKVPVTPDGAFYVYADCSDLSDDADQLTKEILNEVGVGVVSGLDFGPFTASNYIRLSYATSMDNLREAVRRLAVFFGK; encoded by the coding sequence ATGAACCTCTCCAACCTCGCTTCAAGGCTAGATAACATAGCGCCATTTCATGTCATGGAGTTGGCAAAAATGGCGGTGGCGCTCGAACACCAGGGTCGCGACATTATTCATATGGGTATCGGTGAACCGGACTTCACGGCACCGCCAATGGTCGTTGAGGCCGCTACCGCAGCGATGCAAGCCGGCAAGATGCAATACACTTCCGCCACCGGATTGCCAGCCTTACGAGAAGCTATTTCCAAGCATTACGCCCAAGTCTATGGACTGGATATTGCGCCATCGCGCATTGTGGTGACTGCGGGCGCGTCGGCAGCATTGCTGTTGGCTTGCGCCGCATTGGTGGAAAAGGGCACCGAGGTTTTGATGCCCGATCCGTCGTATCCTTGCAATCGGCATTTTGTGGCGGCGTTTGAAGGTTCGGCAAAAATGATTCCAAGCGGTCCGGCTGAACGCTTTCAGCTCTCCGACGCGGCCGTGCAATCGCATTGGAGTGAGGCGACCCGTGGGGTATTGTTGGCTTCACCGTCTAATCCCACTGGCACTTCCATCCTCGCTTCAGAACTTGCGAAGATCGTTGCAACGGTGCGTAGTCACAATGGTTTTACCATCGTGGATGAAATCTATCAGGGCCTTACCTACGATGCTGCTCCATTTTCTGCGCTATCGTTAGGCGACGATATTATTGTAATCAATAGCTTTTCCAAATATTTCAATATGACCGGCTGGCGACTGGGCTGGCTCGTTTTGCCAGAGACACTTGTGCCGCATATTGAGAAACTGGCACAGAATTTATTTATATGCGCTTCTTCGATTGCGCAACACGCGGCCATTGCCTGCTTTGAACCAGCGTCAATTGCAATTTATGAGGCGCGTAAGGCCGAGTTTAAAGAGCGTCGCAATTATCTCGTCCCGGCATTGATCGCGCTAGGATTCAAGGTCCCTGTAACACCAGATGGCGCATTTTACGTGTATGCCGATTGCAGTGACCTGAGTGATGACGCCGACCAGTTGACAAAAGAGATTCTTAACGAGGTCGGAGTCGGAGTCGTTTCTGGTCTGGATTTTGGCCCTTTCACTGCGAGTAACTATATCCGACTGTCGTACGCAACTTCGATGGACAATTTGCGAGAAGCAGTGCGGCGCTTGGCAGTATTTTTCGGGAAATAA
- a CDS encoding fumarylacetoacetate hydrolase family protein translates to MEFVFSPQQAVVPVEGSGELFPVHRIYCVGRNYAEHAKEMGDSGREAPFFFMKPADAVLPVAQGSVGEMAYPTMTKDLHHEIELVVALASGGKNISAAEAVKHIYGYAVGLDMTRRDLQAEAKKLGRPWCTSKGFDQSAPISAIRPISVTGPIERGPIQLNVNGQLRQQGDINQLIWSIAETIEQLSNFYELHAGDLIFTGTPAGVAAVVKGDLLEGSVEGVGDLRLRLV, encoded by the coding sequence ATGGAATTCGTTTTTTCACCGCAGCAAGCGGTCGTGCCGGTTGAGGGCAGTGGTGAATTATTTCCGGTTCATCGGATTTATTGTGTCGGGCGTAATTATGCAGAGCACGCAAAAGAAATGGGCGATAGCGGACGCGAAGCACCATTCTTTTTTATGAAGCCGGCGGATGCGGTATTGCCTGTAGCGCAGGGAAGCGTCGGCGAGATGGCCTATCCAACGATGACTAAAGATCTGCATCATGAAATTGAATTGGTCGTCGCGCTCGCCAGCGGTGGAAAAAATATTTCTGCTGCCGAAGCGGTGAAACACATTTATGGTTACGCCGTCGGTCTGGATATGACGCGCCGTGATTTACAGGCTGAAGCTAAAAAGCTTGGTCGGCCTTGGTGTACTAGCAAAGGGTTTGATCAGTCAGCGCCGATTTCAGCCATTCGTCCGATTAGCGTTACCGGCCCGATTGAGCGTGGTCCAATCCAACTTAACGTCAATGGTCAGCTACGTCAGCAAGGCGATATCAATCAGCTAATCTGGAGCATCGCAGAAACGATAGAACAACTTTCCAACTTCTATGAACTGCATGCGGGCGATCTGATTTTTACCGGCACGCCAGCGGGAGTCGCAGCCGTTGTCAAAGGTGATCTGCTGGAAGGCAGCGTTGAGGGTGTCGGTGATTTACGTTTGCGCCTTGTATAG